GTCGTGCTGCACGAGCATCTCTCCCGGCGGATGGGCGAAGACGTCCTCACCCCGAAGAACTCCCCCCGCATCGGTATGGCTTTGTTCGACATCTACGCGGTTATGGGCGAGTTCGTCGCATCGAGTGTCGGTGAAGGCATTCGCAGCGCGGTGGACAGCCAGCAGATGCACAACGCTGAGTCTTCTCCCTCCTCGACGAACGGAGGACACGATGAATGAGGCGATTCGCATCGAGGGCCTGATCAAGACGTTCGGGCAGAGCCGGGCGCTCGACGGGCTCGACATGATGGTGGGAACCGGCGAGGTGCACGGCTTCCTGGGACCGAACGGCGCCGGGAAGACGACGACCCTGCGGGTCCTGCTGGGTCTGATGAATGCGGACGCCGGGACCGCCCGGCTGCTGGGCGAGAATCCGTGGGAGAAGGCGGTCGAGTTGCACCGTCGGCTGGCCTACGTGCCCGGCGACATCAACATGTGGCCCGACCTTACCGGCGGAGAGGTCATCGACCTGCTATGCCGGCTGCGCGGCACCATCGACCAGCAGCGCAAAGAGACGCTCATCGAGCGCTTCCAACTGGATCCGAGCAAGAAAACCCGCGCCTACTCCAAGGGCAACCGGCAGAAGGTGGCGCTCGTGGCGGCACTCGCCTCCGACGTAGAACTGTTCATCCTTGACGAGCCGACCTCCGGGCTCGACCCGCTGATGGAGGCCGCCTTCCGGGAGTGCATCGCCGAGGAGAAGGCCAAGGGCCGCACCATCCTGCTCTCCAGCCACCTCCTCTCCGAGGTCGAGACCCTCTGCGACCGAGTGAGCATCATCCGGGCCGGCCGGATCGTGGAGGCCGGATCCTTGGAAGAGTTGCGACACCTCACGCGGATCTCGGTCGCAGCCAAAGTGGACGCTCCCTCCACCGGACTGGCCTCGCAGCCGGGAGTGCACGAGTTCACCATCGACGGCGACCGGATTCGCTGCCAGGTCGACTCCGAACACATCGGCGGGGCCGTCGCGTATCTCGGCACACTCGGGCTGCGCGACATCACCACACAACCCCCGACCTTGGAGGAGCTGTTCATTCGGCACTACCAGACCGACGACCTCGGCTCCGGCGACTCCGCGACGGTGATCCAATGAGGGCCCCGACCACCACACTGGCCAGGAACGCACCGGCGAAGGCGGCGTCGGGCCCGCTGAGCGGCATGCCGCCGCTGATTCGCCTCATCCTGCGCCGCGACCGGGTCTGGCTGCCCGTGTGGCTGATGTTGACCTTCGGGATGGTGATCAGCCGGGCGAACTCCAGAAGGTCCACCTACCCCGACGCCCAGTCCGTCCGGGACCGCTACAACGACGTCATGCACGACGTCCCCATGTTCAAGCTCTTCCAGGGACCGGCCTACGAGATGGACCGCGACTCCCTGGTCGTCCAGGAGACCATCGCCGGTGCCACCCTGATCGCCGCGCTCGGTGCGGTGATCTTCGTCGTGCGGCACACCCGGCGTGAGGAGCAATCCGGCAGGAAGGAACTGGTGGGATCCACGGCAGTGGGCCGGCATGCCCAGCTCGGTGCGGCACTGATTGTCGTGCTCGGTTCCGGGGCGCTTCTGGGGCTGCTCTCCACCGTCGGGATGTCCAGCGTCGGCATGCCGGTCGTCGGGTCGTTCGCCTTCGGGTTGGTCGTGATGGGCGCGGTCTGGGTGGCAGCGAGCATGGCGGCCGTCGCCGCCCAGCTGACGGAGAACGCGCGAGCCGCCAGCGTCGGCGCCTTCGCGCTTTTCTTCGGCATGCACTTCGTGCGGGGCGCGGCCGATATGGGTGGCGGCTTCACGAAGTGGCTGGGCTGGCTGGTCCCCAATGGCTGGCTGGTGCGCTCCCGCCCCTTCTCCGACGAGCGATGGTGGACATTCCTACTCGTGGCGCTGCTCGTCGGCGTCCTGCTGTGGGCCGCCGGGCGCCTCGCCGCCCGCCGGGACCTCGGTGCGGGAGTGATGCCGGACCAGCCCGGTCCGGACCGGGCCGCCCCTGGACTGCGCAGCACGGCCGCACTGACCTGGCGGCTCCACCGCGGCATGGCGACGACATGGTTGCTGGCCGCCATCGCCATCAGCCTGCCCACCGGGTTCGCCGGCGCTGGCGCCATGGAACAGTACGCCGACAGTGAGCAGATGCGCGAGTGGGCGAACGCGATGGGAGCGAACAACAACGGCGAGGTGTTCTTCACCTACATCGCTTTCACCATGTGCTTCCCCATCACCATGTACGCCCTCATGACACTGCTGCGTCTGAGCGGTGAGGAGACCGAAGGGCACGCCGAGATCCTGCTAAGCACCCCCGTCAGCCGTATCCGCTGGGCCGTCGGTCACCTGCTGGTCGCCCTGGTCGTGCCGACGGCCCTACTGATCGTCGCCGGCCTGGGCTTCGGCATAGGCAGCGACAACGTCGGCGACATGCTGACGACCACCACCAGCCTGATCCCGGCCGTGTGGGTAATGGTGGGGATCGCCATGGCGGCCTACGGCCTGATCGGCCGGCGTGGCGTGGTCGTGGGCTGGGCTGCCCTGGTGGCCGCCCTGACCGTCGAGTTCGGCCAGCACGTGGGCTGGCCGGAGTGGGTGTTCAAGACGTTCTCCCCTTTCGCCCACGTGCTGCCATTCCTCGGGCCGCCCAGCGCGCTGACTCTGGGCACGCTCACTCTCATCGCGGTGGCACTCATTGCGGTCGGCCTTGCCGGACTCCGCCGCCGCGATCTGCCCACCTGACCGCGCGGTGCGGTTCCTCACCACTCCCGCGAGGAACCGCACACCAGCGCTGCGGCCAACATGGCTCACGCACGGCGGCCGGCCGACGCATCACCGGAGGAGCCCCGCCGTGCTGATACGCCAAGGGATCCCCTGTGTACAGAGATTCAGAGCTCGTCGTCGGAGCCGTTGGGATCAACTGCGCCAGCACCGTCTTCAACCCCGCAGTCACGGTTATCGAGGCGCGCGAGAGCCTCGGCAACGACCGCAACCGAGTCCTGGCCGACTCACGCTCGGCACGGCGGATCAGGTTTTCCCGCACCAGCGCGTCGAACGCGTCCAGGGTGTCGTCGGTGGCTCGCTGGGTCAGCACACGCACGACCGCCACCAGCGTGGCCGTCTTCCGTGCCGGGCTCAGCCCATGAATCGTGGAGATCTCGGAGCCGAGCCCGTAGCGGGCCAGCTGCCACAGCCGGTTCGGCGGGATCTGGGAGACATCCACCTTGCCAGCGCGAACGCGCGGAGCTCGCCCAGCCGTTCGACCTGTCGTGTCAGTTCCGTGGGCGTGTTGTCCGTCGGGCCTCGCCGCAGCCGTTCCAACTCCGACTGCGACGGCGCACCCCGTGAACCGGCCGAACGCCTCCACCTGCTCAGCACTCAGAAACTCCAGCGACACGGCCCCGCATCCGACACCACGCGCTGACCTGCGATCAAGAGCCTAGCGTTCAATTTCTCACGGCTCTTCCCCAGAACCCCGTGCCCGGCTCGTCCCGGCGCCGGCTCACCGGCGCCCTCAGCAGACTGCTCGGCTCCTCGTGACGACGCACACCTTCGACGATCGTTCGTGACGGAACCGGTCACCGAGGCGGTCGCGGCCCGTAAAACCCAGCGGTGGCCCGCGACGTCGACGATCAGAGCCAACTGGCCGGGCGAGGTCACACCAGGCAACCACGCTCACCAGAGCACGCCCGAACGCATGACCACCGGAGCATCCTCCCAGCGGAGACGCCGGCTAGTGGGGAGGCCGGGTCATGCACCACGTGCGCGGTCCCCCGCCGGGCAGTCGAACGTCGGCGGTGATCACGAAGCCCAGACGCTGATAGAACCGCACGTTGTGTTCAAGGGAGGTCTCCAGGAAGGCAGTCGCGCCGACGCGGTCGGCTTCTTCCAGACCGGGCCGGATCACCGCGCTGCCCAGACCTTTCCCCTGATGACCGGGGTCGACTCCGACCGTGCCGAGAAACCACACCGGCTCCTGGGGCCGGTGCGGCGACATCGCCCGCTCGGCTTCCTCGGCGAACGGTACACGGTCACCAGCCAGCTCGGCGAACCTCGGAGCCAGCTCGGTGAACACGGCACCGACCTCGGTGCTGTCGGGAGTGGTCCACACCGAGACCGCCTCGCAGTCCTCGGTGACCCACACCCGGCCGTGCTCCAGACCGATGCGGGACACGAACAACTCCTGGAACGCCTCCAGACGACGCTGGTGCTCGTCGGCGGCGATGGTGTGCCGCGTCCACGGGTAGTCGGCGAAGGCACGACCGAGCGTGCGCACGGCCGCTCCCACATCGGCACGCGTAGCCGGACGCACAGGCGACACCGAAACCAAAGACCGCTCCTCGAAGTAGACGTCGAACCGGGCAGAACACGGCGAAACCGCACCACGGCTGTGCCGGTCACCGAGCCGAAGCGAACACCGACCGTGATCCCCCTGCCAACGCCTTCCGAACGCCACGAGTTCCAGCAGACCCGACCGAGGCCACCCCGAGGCGGCAGAACCCGCGACGACCACGGGATCGCCACCACATCCCACCCGGCTCGGACCAAGCACTCGCGGCGGTACGAAGCAGGGAGACCCCATGGCGCCGAACCTCGACCGCGCATCGCACCGGGGCAACACCCTGTCACACGCCCCCGAACCCCCGTACGGGACCCTGGAACGGAACCGTTCCACCGTGCTCACCCAGGGGAGGTCGCCGTTGCGCCGCCTGATCACCGTGTTCCTGGCCGCGGCCGCCCTGCTGACCGCGTGCTCCGACGACAGCGGATCCCGCCCACTGCAGGTCACCGACCAACTCACCTCGGCCACGCCGGCCCCCGCCCCCGAACCGCGAACCGAACCGGCGGGCACGGTCGTACCGGCCCCGGCCACCCGCGACGTCACCCTCCTGCCCGAACACCACACCCTCGCCCTGGCCGCCGCCGACCAACCCCGGATCGAGCTGTTCGACACCCAAGATCCCCGCGGAACTCCCCGCATCGTCCAACTCCCCGCGCCAGCGAACTCACTGCACCCCACCCCCGACGGCGACACGCTGCTGGCGGCCCTGCCCCAAGCCGACACCGTCGTACGCATCGACCTCCGGAACGCGCGGATCAGCCAGCGCATCGACGTGCCCGGTGACCCAGCCGACGCCCTCGAGGTCGGCAGCCGGCTCTTCGTCAGCCGCCCCGGCGAGGACGACGTCGCCATCCTGCGCGACGGACGGATCCAACAACGCGTCAACGGCTTCCCCGGAGCCGACGACCTTGTACGGCGCGGCTCCACAGTCGTCGTGCTCGACCGACTCACCACGTCGCTGACCCCCGTCGAGATCAGCTCCGGCGACAAGCAGCCCGCGCTGCGCGCGGGTGAGGGCGCCACCAACGCGGTCGCCGACGAATTCGGACGCGTGCTGGCCATCGACACCCGCGGCGAGGAGATCATGGCCTTCGCCGCCGAACCGCTGATCATGAAGCAGCGCTACCCCGTCACCGGCTCCCCTTACGGACTCGCGTTCGCACCCAGGCGCGATCTAGCCTGGGTCACACTGACAGCACGCAACCAGCTCGTCGGCTACGACGTGGCCGGAGGGGAACCACGAGAAGTCCACCGTCTACCCACGGTCAGACAACCGGAGTCGACGGCGGTGAACCCCGCTACCGGGACGGTCTACATCGCCTCGGCAACCGGGGACGGCCTACAGGTGGTGCGAAATTGACCGACATCGGCCCCGCGGGAGCGGATCCCGACTGGGAGTACCAGCCGCTGCGCCTACCAGCCGGGGTGTCCCGGCTCAGCGCGGCGACCCGACTGAGTATCCACGCGGAGTTCGCCGGCTGGGAGCTCTCCCGCGTACTGCTGTACTCCGACGGCACGCGCAAGGTGTGGCTGCGCCGCAGGCGCACCACCCCCGGCCTGCCGAACCCTCTCCCCTGACCAGGGGAACGCGCCGCCGAGCCAGCCACCGCCTCTCACAGGGCCCGCGCCGGTGCTGCCCCGCCCGCTGCGTCCCCGAGCCACGAGTTCGAGGAGTCAAGGAACCCGGTGGAACCAGTCCTCGGTGGCGAACTTCTCGGCGATCAACTCCTCGGCGCGGCGTTGTTCCGCGTCGGTGATCCGGTCGTCGAACGAGCCGTAGCGAGAACGGAACCCCTCCGCGAGGCGGTCGATCACGACCCCGCGCTCCAGCCCGGTCTGCCGTCGCAGCGGATCGACCCGCTTGACCGCACTGCCGACCCCCTTGTCAGACAGCTTCACACCACCGACCCGCAGCACCTGCCCCAACTTCTCCGCGTCCACGTCGTAGGACATCGTCACGTGGTGCAACACCGCCCCGGCCGAGACACGCTTCTGCGCGGCACCACCGATCTTGCCTCCATCGGAGGTGATGTCGTTGAGCGGCTGATACCACACGTTCAGCCCCAGCTCACGCAGCACCTCCAGCACCCAGTCGTCGAGGAAGGCGTAGGAGTCGGCGAACGACATCCCCGCCACCAACGAGCTCGGCGCGTACAGCGAGTAGGTCACTGTGTTGCCCGGCTCGACGAACATCGCACCTCCACCGGTGATGCGACGGACCACCTCGATCCCGTAGTTCTCGGCCGCGAGCATGTCCACTTCGTTGCGCACCGACTGGAAACTGCCGATGATCACCGAGGGTGCGGCCCACTCCCAGAACCGCAGCGTAGGAGGCCTACTCTCCGCGGCCACCTCCTCGGCCAGCACCTGGTCCAACGCCATGTGCATCAGTGGGGACCGGGCCGGCTCCCGAACCAGCCGCCACTCGTGGTCCAACCAGCCCGTCGACCCGGTCACGGCACGTCGCACGGCC
The nucleotide sequence above comes from Actinopolyspora erythraea. Encoded proteins:
- a CDS encoding ABC transporter ATP-binding protein, with protein sequence MNEAIRIEGLIKTFGQSRALDGLDMMVGTGEVHGFLGPNGAGKTTTLRVLLGLMNADAGTARLLGENPWEKAVELHRRLAYVPGDINMWPDLTGGEVIDLLCRLRGTIDQQRKETLIERFQLDPSKKTRAYSKGNRQKVALVAALASDVELFILDEPTSGLDPLMEAAFRECIAEEKAKGRTILLSSHLLSEVETLCDRVSIIRAGRIVEAGSLEELRHLTRISVAAKVDAPSTGLASQPGVHEFTIDGDRIRCQVDSEHIGGAVAYLGTLGLRDITTQPPTLEELFIRHYQTDDLGSGDSATVIQ
- a CDS encoding ABC transporter permease; translated protein: MRAPTTTLARNAPAKAASGPLSGMPPLIRLILRRDRVWLPVWLMLTFGMVISRANSRRSTYPDAQSVRDRYNDVMHDVPMFKLFQGPAYEMDRDSLVVQETIAGATLIAALGAVIFVVRHTRREEQSGRKELVGSTAVGRHAQLGAALIVVLGSGALLGLLSTVGMSSVGMPVVGSFAFGLVVMGAVWVAASMAAVAAQLTENARAASVGAFALFFGMHFVRGAADMGGGFTKWLGWLVPNGWLVRSRPFSDERWWTFLLVALLVGVLLWAAGRLAARRDLGAGVMPDQPGPDRAAPGLRSTAALTWRLHRGMATTWLLAAIAISLPTGFAGAGAMEQYADSEQMREWANAMGANNNGEVFFTYIAFTMCFPITMYALMTLLRLSGEETEGHAEILLSTPVSRIRWAVGHLLVALVVPTALLIVAGLGFGIGSDNVGDMLTTTTSLIPAVWVMVGIAMAAYGLIGRRGVVVGWAALVAALTVEFGQHVGWPEWVFKTFSPFAHVLPFLGPPSALTLGTLTLIAVALIAVGLAGLRRRDLPT
- a CDS encoding GNAT family N-acetyltransferase produces the protein MRTLGRAFADYPWTRHTIAADEHQRRLEAFQELFVSRIGLEHGRVWVTEDCEAVSVWTTPDSTEVGAVFTELAPRFAELAGDRVPFAEEAERAMSPHRPQEPVWFLGTVGVDPGHQGKGLGSAVIRPGLEEADRVGATAFLETSLEHNVRFYQRLGFVITADVRLPGGGPRTWCMTRPPH
- a CDS encoding YncE family protein codes for the protein MAPNLDRASHRGNTLSHAPEPPYGTLERNRSTVLTQGRSPLRRLITVFLAAAALLTACSDDSGSRPLQVTDQLTSATPAPAPEPRTEPAGTVVPAPATRDVTLLPEHHTLALAAADQPRIELFDTQDPRGTPRIVQLPAPANSLHPTPDGDTLLAALPQADTVVRIDLRNARISQRIDVPGDPADALEVGSRLFVSRPGEDDVAILRDGRIQQRVNGFPGADDLVRRGSTVVVLDRLTTSLTPVEISSGDKQPALRAGEGATNAVADEFGRVLAIDTRGEEIMAFAAEPLIMKQRYPVTGSPYGLAFAPRRDLAWVTLTARNQLVGYDVAGGEPREVHRLPTVRQPESTAVNPATGTVYIASATGDGLQVVRN
- a CDS encoding DUF5703 family protein; the encoded protein is MTDIGPAGADPDWEYQPLRLPAGVSRLSAATRLSIHAEFAGWELSRVLLYSDGTRKVWLRRRRTTPGLPNPLP
- a CDS encoding lipoate--protein ligase family protein, with product MHGEYKVPDGKLVAADVEVADGRLSRVRVSGDFFLEPDEALEELNRSLVGAAVNADTETLTGLIRAGMDPRARMVGFTAESVAVAVRRAVTGSTGWLDHEWRLVREPARSPLMHMALDQVLAEEVAAESRPPTLRFWEWAAPSVIIGSFQSVRNEVDMLAAENYGIEVVRRITGGGAMFVEPGNTVTYSLYAPSSLVAGMSFADSYAFLDDWVLEVLRELGLNVWYQPLNDITSDGGKIGGAAQKRVSAGAVLHHVTMSYDVDAEKLGQVLRVGGVKLSDKGVGSAVKRVDPLRRQTGLERGVVIDRLAEGFRSRYGSFDDRITDAEQRRAEELIAEKFATEDWFHRVP